The following nucleotide sequence is from Branchiostoma lanceolatum isolate klBraLanc5 chromosome 18, klBraLanc5.hap2, whole genome shotgun sequence.
TGTACATAATAGTTTTCATTATACTTGGCATATGTAATTTAGGGTTTGATTGGTCAGTAGTTGATTGTATTACAGTATATAATTATTGTACACGTATTACAGTATGACAGTATtttgtatgtactgtattctTCAATTTGCTTCCTTCTTCGAAACTGAGTGTCATAAAATCATTATGGCTCTAGCTCAGAAAAGTGATCTGTAAATgtctgtaaatgtacatgtagaatgccCTCTCCTGAAAAAATATGTTTCAAGAATTATCAGAACTTAATATTGTGAGAAATTGTTAAAGTACTATCTTGaactgtttgcagtggttttattttcgcacaAAAAATGACACTGGGAATATGTTTTTGTGcttttgtatgatattatgTTGTATCGACCTTGgactttgaaaacattttgaaaacctCCTTTAAACTCCAATCCAAACATAAAATGAATATTAAAATCCCTGTTGAAATAGttagatttacagtaatgtccTGGGTTTTTTTCTACTCGTATGTTATCATTTACGTGTTAGGGATAGGGTTGCTCAAGAGGAAAAAGTTTTCAGTTTACAATACATTAGAATATACATTTCATATACATAATCACAAAgttataaaagaacccacccaGTTTTCCAGCCAGGATTTTCCAGTTGTTGCCAGTATTGTAGAGTCGTAGGCACAAGTCTGAGAACTTGTGATACGGGAGGCCAAAATTACCCCTATCAACCGCCTGTTTCTGTATCATCTGGACTATGGTAATTGCCACCTGTACGAGTGATGGGAAATGAGAGTTAttatcatgtttgtttgtataaccGGTAAACTGCTTTAAGTCGTAACACAccaatttttgtacagtacataatATACAagttgggggtgtccctgtggtgtagtggtctgcgcttctgtctctcaccacatctggttcaaattacttggaccagaaggactggggttcaagccccaggtaggacacctctggacaagaggcgcattgagtcataccaaagactttataaaatggtacatactttacagtatggaagttaaacacacgtcactgccagtggactatagccccctgctacagtgattgcaccacagtgtggcccagggctatgaaacggagatgggcaccgtctatacatcaataatggtgtgggaggattttaaccaACTAACATATACAAGCTGCAAAAGACCAGGtttaaggtttgatccactcacaccaatGTCGAGTCTCCTACTTACTTTTTTCGATAAATATGGTGAATAATAGAAATGAATAAAATCTGACAAAAAGTATCATGACTGTTCTCTTATTGATAGTGAATAGAATAAAAAAGCAATGTCTAATTTCGCTTCTGACTTTGAATcctagaaattgtatattgtacagcactgtagattttgaaatgttcatggtggttttatttagAGGAATCCAACATGAAACCACAACATTGTTAGCATTGTATTACTGCTTATTAGTAATTTCAGTTtcaaacaatatcaaaatctCCTTTCCTTTCCTACCGCAAATTTTTTTAGTCACGTAAAAATAATTGAATTACTGTACTGTGTGTACCTTGTTTCCACCTAAGCTCAGGGCTTGCACATCCAgactttttcttccattttggTTTTCAAGCGGTGTTTTCTTCTTCACTTTGAAGTGTGCGGTGTCTTCTGCAATTGTCTCCATGCTTCCAAACAATCCAGCTTTTGGTCCTGTGTCCTTTTTGCGACCGCTGGGCGATCGCTTTTCTTCACAGTCTCCCTCTCTCGAAGTTGAAACTCTCGGAATCTTCGGGTCTTTTTCTGCGACGCTTTTTTCGCTTATCATCTCATCGAGCAGCGGACAGCTCACAGAATCTGGTAGGTTGGAGCAAAGGGTGTGCGGTTCAGAATTAGTGGATTCATCCAAGCTCACCGATCTTCTTACTTCCTCTTGGTGTCTGGCGTTCGCGAGGGCTTTCGGACGCGTGGCTTTGTCCGTGGACATCGAACTGAGCGTTGAGTTACATTCGCTTCTCTTGTTTGCAAGCACGGAAGCTCTTGCCTTTTCTTTTGGAGGCGGTGTTTCTTCGTTAAGATGTAGAACTCTGTCTGGAGTGTTGTCAGGAGATGTGACTTTTGGGAGAGTCTGCAATCTTTCTTCATCGTCAAGTGCTGGGTTGTCAATATGGCCCACTGGTCTTTGTTGTGGAGTGGTCATCTTCAAGGAAACCATTATTGGAAGTCGTGGGTTAAAGTTCGGTTCTTGTTCATGTCGACGAATGGAGGAAACTTGTACTGGGTCTGTCAGTCCAACTGCTGCTGGGGGAGGGTCAATATCACTTGTAGGGCCtgtattttgtgtaaaaaaaaacagaaaagcatAAAAGAATGGAACctgtttgtctgcctgtctgtctgtctacctGCCTTACTGTC
It contains:
- the LOC136424458 gene encoding uncharacterized protein isoform X2, with the protein product MAGIAELDAQHNSSPKERQVFTTGELVLICAFGALMSITVVAIWVWKRRKTTTSEGPTSDIDPPPAAVGLTDPVQVSSIRRHEQEPNFNPRLPIMVSLKMTTPQQRPVGHIDNPALDDEERLQTLPKVTSPDNTPDRVLHLNEETPPPKEKARASVLANKRSECNSTLSSMSTDKATRPKALANARHQEEVRRSVSLDESTNSEPHTLCSNLPDSVSCPLLDEMISEKSVAEKDPKIPRVSTSREGDCEEKRSPSGRKKDTGPKAGLFGSMETIAEDTAHFKVKKKTPLENQNGRKSLDVQALSLGGNKVAITIVQMIQKQAVDRGNFGLPYHKFSDLCLRLYNTGNNWKILAGKLGLTVEDVLLIDNCSAQHGLLAAEIVLRHWQRTADQDGMAACNLQNLQDILIDMGRKDLVEMLSK
- the LOC136424458 gene encoding uncharacterized protein isoform X1 is translated as MAGIAELDAQHNSSPKERQVFTTGELVLICAFGALMSITVVAIWVWKRRKTTTSEENGASTDGSAPRQETSLPVLLPEFNIQTVETGPTSDIDPPPAAVGLTDPVQVSSIRRHEQEPNFNPRLPIMVSLKMTTPQQRPVGHIDNPALDDEERLQTLPKVTSPDNTPDRVLHLNEETPPPKEKARASVLANKRSECNSTLSSMSTDKATRPKALANARHQEEVRRSVSLDESTNSEPHTLCSNLPDSVSCPLLDEMISEKSVAEKDPKIPRVSTSREGDCEEKRSPSGRKKDTGPKAGLFGSMETIAEDTAHFKVKKKTPLENQNGRKSLDVQALSLGGNKVAITIVQMIQKQAVDRGNFGLPYHKFSDLCLRLYNTGNNWKILAGKLGLTVEDVLLIDNCSAQHGLLAAEIVLRHWQRTADQDGMAACNLQNLQDILIDMGRKDLVEMLSK